A single region of the Pseudalkalibacillus berkeleyi genome encodes:
- the uvrB gene encoding excinuclease ABC subunit UvrB — translation MNEKFELVSKYQPEGDQPTAIKELVKGINEGKRHQTLLGATGTGKTFTMSNVIQQVNKPTLVMAHNKTLAGQLYSEFKELFPNNAVEYFVSYYDYYQPEAYIPQSDTFIEKDASINDEIDKLRHSATSALFERSDVIIVASVSCIYGLGNPEEYKELVVSLRAGIEKDRDQLLRDLVDIQYARNDLNFTRGTFRVRGDVVEIFPASRDEHCLRVEFFGDEIDRITEVDALTGEILGERKHVAIFPASHFVTREEKMKLAIKRIQAELEERLKELKDQDKLLEAQRIEQRTRYDIEMMEEMGFCSGIENYSRHLTLRPEGSTPYTLIDYFPKDFLLMVDESHVSLPQVRGMFNGDQARKQVLVDHGFRLPSAKDNRPLRFEEFEEKVNQAVYVSATPGPYELEHTPEMIEQIIRPTGLLDPTIDVRPIEGQIDDLMDEIAERVKKKERVLVTTLTKKMSEDLTDYLHENGVKVRYLHSEIKTLERIEIIRDLRRGVFDVLVGINLLREGIDIPEVSLVAILDADKEGFLRAERSLIQTIGRAARNSNGHVIMYADKITKSMQIALDETERRRNRQIAYNKEHGVTPQTIQKAIPELIRATVDTEDGSGKTKSKPVEKMTKKEREKVIEKMEKEMKEAAKELDFERAAELRDLVLELKAEG, via the coding sequence ATGAATGAAAAGTTCGAACTGGTGTCGAAGTACCAGCCTGAAGGTGACCAACCGACTGCCATTAAAGAGCTAGTAAAGGGCATTAATGAAGGTAAAAGGCATCAAACGTTGCTCGGTGCGACGGGTACAGGTAAAACGTTCACGATGTCGAATGTCATCCAGCAAGTGAACAAGCCTACGCTCGTGATGGCGCATAACAAAACCCTTGCTGGACAGTTATATAGTGAATTTAAAGAGCTCTTCCCGAACAATGCGGTAGAGTACTTTGTCAGTTACTACGATTACTATCAGCCTGAGGCGTATATCCCTCAATCAGATACTTTTATAGAAAAAGATGCGAGCATAAATGATGAGATTGATAAACTACGGCACTCGGCAACGTCAGCCCTTTTTGAACGAAGTGACGTTATTATTGTTGCCAGTGTTTCTTGTATTTACGGTTTAGGTAATCCAGAAGAATATAAAGAATTAGTTGTTTCTTTACGTGCAGGGATCGAAAAGGATCGCGACCAATTGCTACGTGATCTTGTTGACATTCAGTACGCGCGGAATGATCTTAATTTTACACGTGGTACGTTCCGTGTCCGTGGTGACGTCGTGGAGATTTTCCCAGCATCACGAGACGAACACTGCTTAAGGGTTGAATTTTTCGGTGATGAAATTGATCGGATCACAGAGGTAGATGCATTGACGGGTGAGATTCTTGGTGAACGTAAACACGTAGCAATTTTCCCGGCATCCCACTTCGTAACCCGTGAAGAGAAGATGAAGCTAGCGATTAAAAGGATTCAAGCTGAGCTAGAGGAACGTCTAAAGGAATTAAAAGACCAAGATAAACTATTGGAAGCACAAAGAATAGAACAGCGTACGCGGTATGATATCGAGATGATGGAAGAGATGGGGTTCTGTTCAGGAATTGAGAACTACTCGCGGCACTTGACTCTTCGACCTGAAGGTTCGACTCCATATACGTTGATTGATTACTTCCCTAAGGATTTCTTACTCATGGTGGATGAATCACATGTGTCCCTGCCACAGGTTCGTGGGATGTTTAACGGCGACCAAGCACGAAAGCAGGTCCTAGTCGATCACGGATTCCGATTACCTTCAGCCAAGGACAACCGTCCGCTAAGGTTTGAAGAATTTGAAGAGAAAGTTAATCAAGCGGTCTATGTATCTGCTACACCTGGTCCATATGAGCTTGAGCATACCCCTGAAATGATTGAACAGATCATTCGTCCAACGGGTCTACTTGATCCAACCATTGATGTGCGTCCGATTGAAGGACAAATCGATGACTTGATGGATGAAATTGCTGAACGAGTGAAAAAGAAAGAACGCGTACTAGTGACAACACTCACGAAGAAAATGTCTGAGGACCTGACAGACTACTTACATGAAAATGGTGTAAAAGTCCGTTACCTCCACTCGGAAATCAAAACACTTGAGCGGATTGAAATTATACGTGACTTACGTAGAGGCGTATTCGATGTCCTTGTTGGTATTAACCTACTCCGTGAAGGAATCGATATCCCTGAGGTCTCTCTCGTAGCCATTCTTGATGCGGATAAAGAAGGGTTCCTCCGTGCAGAACGCTCTCTCATTCAGACGATTGGACGGGCGGCACGTAATTCAAACGGACATGTCATCATGTATGCGGATAAAATAACAAAATCCATGCAAATTGCACTCGATGAAACGGAACGCCGCCGAAATAGACAGATTGCTTACAACAAAGAGCATGGTGTCACGCCACAAACGATTCAGAAGGCAATTCCAGAGCTGATTCGGGCGACAGTAGATACGGAGGATGGATCAGGTAAGACCAAGTCTAAACCTGTTGAGAAGATGACGAAGAAAGAGCGTGAAAAGGTCATCGAAAAGATGGAAAAGGAAATGAAGGAGGCTGCAAAAGAACTCGACTTCGAAAGAGCAGCTGAGCTTCGTGACTTAGTATTAGAGTTAAAGGCGGAAGGATGA
- a CDS encoding YobA family protein gives MRGWYYKAWLLLIILLAGCGGQTNEHISNDMDDEIWEQSISGYIADQEASRILVLGKITKEQLTELSVRELLESARPDAFWFTVSDVQKYKIGQKVQVWPKGSIAESYPAQGTAGKIEVIEEE, from the coding sequence ATGAGAGGTTGGTACTATAAGGCATGGCTTTTGTTGATTATTCTTCTTGCTGGGTGTGGTGGACAGACAAACGAACACATAAGCAATGACATGGATGATGAGATTTGGGAGCAATCAATCAGTGGTTATATTGCGGATCAAGAAGCTTCTCGCATACTCGTATTAGGTAAAATTACTAAAGAGCAGCTTACAGAGTTAAGTGTCCGAGAGTTATTAGAATCGGCTCGACCAGATGCCTTCTGGTTTACCGTGTCTGATGTGCAAAAATATAAAATCGGACAGAAAGTACAAGTCTGGCCTAAGGGTAGCATAGCTGAGTCTTACCCCGCACAAGGCACAGCAGGAAAAATCGAAGTGATTGAAGAAGAGTAG
- a CDS encoding AIM24 family protein, whose protein sequence is MSKYSIEEFVRQTSQEDKGEGFFELETPRILEVNLNGNVWAKAGSMVTYHGQIKFVREGILEHGIGKMFKKALTGEGASLMKADGSGKLYLADQGKKITILQLQNDSIYVNGNDLLAFEPTIDWDIKLMRRITGMMAGGLFNVHCQGTGMIAITSHYEPLTIQVKPGRPVLTDPNATVAWSGSLTPDFQTDVSLKTFFGRGSGESIQMRFEGDGFVVVQPYEEVYYQNESN, encoded by the coding sequence ATGTCAAAATATTCTATTGAAGAGTTTGTGAGACAAACGTCTCAAGAGGATAAAGGTGAAGGGTTCTTCGAGCTGGAAACCCCACGAATTCTTGAGGTCAATTTAAATGGAAACGTATGGGCGAAGGCAGGTTCAATGGTCACCTATCACGGACAGATCAAATTTGTGCGAGAAGGCATCCTTGAGCATGGGATTGGGAAAATGTTCAAGAAAGCTTTGACTGGTGAAGGCGCCTCCCTTATGAAAGCAGATGGATCGGGTAAACTTTATCTCGCAGACCAAGGTAAGAAAATTACAATCCTACAGCTTCAAAATGATTCGATTTATGTGAATGGAAATGACCTTTTAGCATTTGAACCGACAATTGATTGGGATATTAAATTGATGAGACGAATTACCGGGATGATGGCTGGGGGACTATTTAACGTCCATTGCCAAGGTACAGGGATGATTGCGATTACGTCCCATTACGAACCACTCACGATTCAAGTCAAACCAGGTCGACCTGTTTTGACAGACCCTAACGCGACCGTTGCTTGGTCTGGCTCACTTACTCCTGACTTCCAAACAGATGTGTCATTAAAAACGTTCTTCGGACGTGGAAGTGGTGAATCGATTCAAATGCGCTTCGAAGGAGACGGTTTCGTCGTCGTTCAACCGTATGAAGAAGTTTATTATCAGAACGAAAGTAATTGA
- a CDS encoding chemotaxis protein CheW, producing the protein MSKKKVIVFNIGTQEYCLDIEKVTSIERMQSVTELPLSEAYMKGVINLRGNVIPIISLKEKFFQVVDETDSETRIIIVPLDDGTEVGVIVDQATDVLDVDIDQIQPYDGRINSIQKEFIEGVVNLDERILVLLDIEKVLVA; encoded by the coding sequence ATGAGTAAGAAGAAGGTAATTGTTTTTAATATTGGTACCCAAGAGTATTGTCTTGATATCGAAAAGGTAACGTCTATTGAGCGTATGCAAAGCGTGACTGAGCTGCCATTGTCTGAAGCATATATGAAAGGCGTTATTAATTTACGAGGGAATGTCATTCCGATTATCAGCTTGAAGGAAAAGTTTTTTCAAGTAGTTGATGAAACAGATAGCGAAACGAGAATCATAATTGTGCCGTTAGATGATGGAACAGAGGTTGGTGTGATCGTCGATCAAGCAACCGATGTATTGGATGTAGATATTGATCAAATTCAGCCTTATGATGGTAGGATTAATTCAATTCAGAAAGAATTCATTGAGGGTGTAGTGAACCTCGATGAAAGAATACTCGTTCTACTCGATATTGAAAAAGTACTAGTGGCTTAA
- a CDS encoding methyl-accepting chemotaxis protein, with amino-acid sequence MKIGNRFGLGFIQKTLQRQILIPFLILIMLSGSIIAIVSYKFSVDLTSKELANSIEGQMVSMDHTFELFFQNNESTVNRLSSKELLMNYDGNTDDLMKEFGETSDANKSITNVYMGVEETGEMVLYPKTDLPDDFDPRTRPWYDMAVQNKGEVVWTEPYIDAASNTLTISAAKSVFNGNELVGVFSIDISANTLVDMVNEVKVGESGYAALLDKNGKFLAHPNESIIGKDQTKADYYKKMTKEGDQGVIFYTFQDADKVMGFTTNGTTGWKIIGAIGMDEFESKASVILLPILITLLIVIVLAVGVSIIISRKISKPIRKLQQSMKEVEQGNFVVEVDTDRKDEIGQLSASFQNMLSEMRNMMKKISSTSIHVTDASQTLVASAEENTASANEVATTMEQIASGANNQSELMEQNVIAANLLSDKIINVEQRSAQMLEESNRMQEASQKGMDMMNVLRSQSERTGTMTKEMVLAINSLNDRSNNISEIVNTISEIASQTNLLALNAAIEAARAGDQGRGFAVVADEVRKLAEQSEKALDQISGLITEMQGETQHTVSLINETSEVINSQGKSVDDTEMSFAEIRNTIKSNSDAITHVVEAMKQMVEQKDVISHNIENITAISQETAAGTEEVTASIEEQTASMEHLNKLAEELDQFAEEMRTELSKFTVEK; translated from the coding sequence ATGAAAATAGGTAATAGATTCGGTTTAGGATTCATACAAAAAACATTACAACGTCAAATTTTAATACCCTTTTTAATTCTGATTATGTTATCAGGATCGATCATTGCAATCGTAAGCTACAAATTTAGTGTTGATTTAACCTCGAAGGAATTAGCAAACAGTATTGAAGGGCAAATGGTCAGCATGGATCATACATTTGAACTGTTCTTCCAAAACAACGAAAGCACGGTTAATCGTTTATCAAGTAAAGAGTTACTCATGAACTATGATGGAAATACAGATGATTTGATGAAAGAGTTCGGAGAAACTTCGGATGCGAACAAATCAATTACAAACGTATACATGGGTGTTGAGGAAACAGGAGAAATGGTCCTCTATCCTAAGACAGACCTTCCTGATGATTTCGATCCAAGAACGCGACCATGGTATGATATGGCGGTTCAAAACAAAGGCGAAGTCGTTTGGACAGAACCTTATATTGATGCAGCGTCAAATACGCTTACAATAAGCGCAGCTAAATCTGTTTTCAATGGGAATGAGTTGGTCGGAGTCTTTTCCATTGATATTTCTGCTAATACATTAGTAGATATGGTCAATGAGGTGAAGGTTGGCGAAAGCGGTTATGCCGCCCTATTAGATAAAAATGGTAAGTTCCTAGCACACCCTAATGAATCAATCATTGGTAAAGACCAAACGAAAGCAGACTATTATAAAAAGATGACCAAAGAAGGCGATCAAGGCGTCATTTTTTACACCTTCCAAGACGCTGATAAGGTGATGGGTTTCACAACGAACGGAACAACTGGGTGGAAAATCATCGGTGCCATTGGTATGGATGAATTTGAGTCAAAGGCTTCAGTTATTTTACTACCAATTTTGATTACACTTTTAATTGTCATCGTATTAGCAGTCGGTGTGTCAATCATCATTTCTAGAAAGATTTCTAAGCCGATTCGTAAATTACAACAATCTATGAAGGAAGTTGAGCAAGGAAACTTCGTAGTAGAAGTCGATACGGATCGTAAGGACGAAATTGGTCAACTATCAGCAAGCTTCCAAAACATGTTAAGTGAAATGAGAAATATGATGAAGAAAATATCTTCAACATCGATACATGTGACAGATGCTTCTCAAACTCTTGTAGCAAGTGCTGAAGAGAATACAGCTTCAGCCAACGAAGTCGCAACAACGATGGAGCAAATTGCGTCTGGTGCAAACAATCAGTCAGAGTTAATGGAGCAAAATGTCATTGCTGCGAATCTTTTATCAGACAAAATTATTAATGTTGAACAAAGAAGCGCACAAATGTTAGAGGAATCAAACCGTATGCAGGAAGCGTCCCAAAAAGGGATGGACATGATGAATGTGTTACGAAGTCAATCTGAGAGAACAGGAACGATGACAAAAGAAATGGTCCTTGCGATTAATTCTTTAAATGACCGTTCCAATAACATTAGTGAAATCGTCAATACGATCTCTGAGATTGCTAGTCAAACAAATCTCTTGGCGCTGAATGCAGCAATTGAAGCAGCCCGGGCTGGTGATCAAGGTCGAGGCTTTGCGGTAGTTGCTGATGAGGTTCGGAAGCTAGCAGAACAATCTGAGAAAGCATTAGATCAAATCTCAGGATTAATTACTGAAATGCAAGGTGAAACACAGCATACAGTCTCATTAATCAATGAAACGAGTGAGGTCATCAACTCCCAAGGGAAGTCAGTAGATGATACTGAAATGTCATTTGCTGAAATAAGAAATACAATCAAGTCAAATAGTGATGCGATCACTCATGTTGTTGAAGCGATGAAACAAATGGTCGAGCAGAAAGATGTCATCTCACACAACATTGAAAACATCACCGCAATCAGTCAGGAAACAGCAGCTGGTACGGAAGAAGTAACAGCTTCAATTGAAGAACAAACAGCCTCAATGGAACACTTGAACAAGCTTGCTGAAGAACTTGATCAATTTGCTGAAGAAATGCGTACAGAATTAAGTAAGTTTACAGTTGAAAAATAG
- a CDS encoding response regulator transcription factor, which produces MENNLVILIEKPIYREGILSLVAEKFPNHNTHVINDFIQLQELKLKDGVAIVDCNIKSQTLQWLIDHHFKIVLILSTHECDRLELMFSYGADGYVLYDTDPEDIREAIAKAFKHEAYVHNQLVPTLLEEYKRLNDFLFNKAVKPDGLLSKREWEVLELIKQGLSNKKIAEELFITEKTIKTHVTSIFKKLQVNDRTTAVMKAIRNKWISIS; this is translated from the coding sequence ATGGAAAACAATTTAGTTATTTTAATAGAAAAGCCGATTTATCGGGAAGGCATCTTATCGTTGGTTGCTGAAAAGTTTCCAAATCACAATACGCATGTAATAAACGATTTCATTCAATTACAAGAATTAAAGCTAAAAGATGGAGTGGCTATTGTCGACTGTAATATCAAGTCACAAACCCTTCAATGGCTAATAGATCATCATTTCAAAATTGTGCTCATTTTATCTACGCATGAATGCGACAGATTAGAGTTGATGTTCAGCTACGGTGCAGATGGGTATGTGCTCTATGACACAGATCCAGAAGATATACGTGAAGCGATCGCGAAAGCCTTTAAACATGAAGCATACGTACATAATCAATTAGTCCCTACACTCTTAGAAGAGTATAAGAGATTAAATGATTTTTTGTTTAATAAAGCGGTGAAACCCGATGGTCTATTAAGTAAACGGGAATGGGAAGTGCTTGAACTGATCAAACAAGGATTAAGTAATAAAAAGATTGCAGAAGAGTTATTCATTACAGAAAAAACCATTAAAACGCATGTCACATCAATCTTCAAAAAACTTCAAGTAAATGATCGGACAACTGCTGTCATGAAGGCGATTAGAAATAAATGGATATCAATATCGTAG
- a CDS encoding sulfite exporter TauE/SafE family protein — MELLFILLGFAVGILSGYFGIGGGFILTPVLMLMGFAPVVAITTSLMYAIGSSLSGVWAHYKMNNVIWKTALILGVSGVAATQLAKPFVLWLDRNGFDETIIPIIYAVIIGYFAYSLLKKTNKKKVSQKGNPGIIKIVIIGFIGGLMSATLGVGGGFVMVPLMISLMGFEPRKAVGTSLVSVMMIVTAGFISYSVSIDIDYVLGLLLIAGALFGSQLGAKLTSLYTDTQIKKYFGLLYITTLVGILFELFNFDIAGMIVLALYVVLLLGKFIVDFIQRKQNPSILKHQDQ; from the coding sequence ATGGAATTACTTTTTATATTATTAGGTTTTGCAGTCGGTATTCTATCCGGCTATTTTGGAATCGGAGGCGGTTTCATTCTGACACCAGTCCTTATGCTAATGGGATTTGCGCCAGTTGTGGCAATTACAACAAGCTTGATGTATGCAATTGGATCTTCGCTATCTGGCGTTTGGGCTCACTATAAAATGAATAATGTTATCTGGAAAACCGCACTTATTCTTGGAGTAAGTGGTGTAGCAGCAACACAGCTTGCAAAGCCATTCGTGCTTTGGCTGGATCGGAACGGATTTGATGAAACAATTATTCCGATTATCTATGCTGTTATCATCGGTTATTTTGCATATTCTTTACTGAAGAAAACAAACAAGAAAAAGGTTAGCCAAAAAGGAAATCCAGGCATCATAAAAATAGTAATCATCGGTTTTATTGGTGGGTTAATGTCCGCAACACTTGGCGTCGGTGGTGGTTTTGTAATGGTCCCGCTAATGATTTCGTTAATGGGGTTTGAACCTCGCAAGGCTGTCGGGACAAGTCTTGTCAGTGTCATGATGATTGTAACAGCTGGATTCATCTCCTATTCTGTTTCGATAGATATCGATTACGTTTTAGGTCTTTTATTAATAGCAGGGGCGTTATTCGGTAGCCAGCTAGGAGCCAAGTTGACATCACTTTATACAGACACACAGATCAAGAAATACTTTGGTCTCCTTTATATCACTACGCTAGTCGGAATCTTGTTTGAACTTTTTAACTTTGACATAGCAGGTATGATTGTACTGGCGTTGTACGTAGTATTGTTGCTCGGAAAGTTTATCGTTGATTTCATTCAACGGAAGCAAAATCCTTCTATTTTGAAGCACCAGGATCAATAA
- a CDS encoding DUF2198 family protein → MNIMIEIFGAFILPIILIPFLVRVTYNRWVSIGLAVIIMVAIFSKLESIWTIVTGILGLSIGSYLSMRIGKKVDKKWS, encoded by the coding sequence ATGAACATCATGATAGAAATTTTCGGGGCATTCATATTGCCAATCATTTTGATCCCTTTTCTCGTAAGGGTGACATACAATAGGTGGGTTTCGATCGGATTAGCTGTCATCATCATGGTCGCGATTTTTAGCAAATTGGAAAGTATTTGGACCATTGTAACTGGCATACTTGGGCTTTCAATTGGAAGTTATTTATCTATGCGAATAGGAAAAAAAGTAGATAAAAAATGGAGTTAG